Part of the Sphaerochaeta associata genome is shown below.
ATGATGGATTTTCCTTCATCACGCAATCTTCTCATGATGGCGAACAGGTTCTCGGTCTCTTTTGCCGTCAACGAAGTTGTTGGTTCGTCAAAGAGGAGAATGTCGGCATTGGTACTTAGGGCTTTTGCTATTTCAACCAATTGCCGTTCGCCCGGCGAAAGATTCTCCACAAGAATATTGGGAGAAATATCCAGATGCAGTGAGTCCAGCAACTCTTTGCAGCAAAAGCGCATCTGCTTCTTGTTGAAGAACGGTGTCTTCTGGATGCAAGGAAATTTGGAGATTGAGATATTCTCTGAAACCGAGAGATTGGTAAAGAGATTCAACTCTTGGTGAATGAATTCAATGCCATGTGCAGATGCATCGAGAGGGCTTTTGGGGGTATACGGTGCTCCATGCAACTGCATGACGCCCTCGTCCGGTTCAAGAACACCACCCATGATGTTCATCAATGTGGACTTGCCTGCACCGTTCTCCCCTACCAGTCCGAGAATTTTTCCCCGCTCCAGCTCGAAGGAGACATCTTTCAAAGCATGCACGCCAAAAAATCGTTTGGTTATGTGTTTATAACTGAATACTACGTCTGCCATGATTTTCTCCTACATCTGCGACTTGCGAATGCTGTTTCTTGCTACATCCAACAGAGCAGCTACGAGGATGACTGAGCCTTTGACCATATCGATGATGTAAAATGAAAGGTTCAACATATTCAGGGAGTTTGCAAGAATGATGAAGAAGAACACGCCGAAAATCGTCCAGGTAACTTTCCCCTTCCCTCCGGCGAGACTGATACCACCGATGATGTTGGCTCCGACAATATCTATGAACAAGGTGCTGCCCAGTGTGGGCCTTCCCATCTCCAGACGGGAGGAATAGAGTACTCCGGCTATTGCTGCACATGCTCCACTGAGCATGTACGCTGCGATTATGGTGGTTTTTGCCGGTACTCCGCTTATCTCTGAAGCAGTGGTGTTGATACCTACTGCATACAGTCGTTTTCCAAATAAGGTTCGTGTCAGGACAATATGGGCGATGATTGCCAAAAACAGGGCAATGATCAAGGATCCTGAAATAAACGAACCCTTTGTCTTGCTGATTTGCAAATATGCTTGCGGCAAATGCCTGATGTTTTCACTCTTGGTCAGATATATCGCCATTGCCGAGAAGAGCATCATAGAAACCAGTGTGACGATAAATGGCGGCATTTTAAAATATGCAACGGAAAATCCGTTGAGAAAGCCGATGAAGAGGCCGACGGCGAGCATGACCAGAATTCCCACGGGAACTGCAAAGGCACTTGCTCCGAGCAAGCCTCCCTGCTCGGAGAGCAATACTCCCCAAAGCGGTGATTTCGTAAAGAGGATGGGATCGGCACTGCTGGTCATGACCACTGCACCGATTACGCTGGACATAGCCATTACCGAAGTCTGGGAAAGATCAATTCCTGCTAGAATCAGGACGAACGTTTGACCGATTGCAACCACAAGCAAAGGCCACATGTTTGAGAGTATGTTCTGGATATT
Proteins encoded:
- a CDS encoding ABC transporter permease, coding for MKQSLRKQRPDEGTPMMQKTALTASSRTITMHASLAKRLLLSEYFVLYLTILYILVLTPIIPRLWHPMNIQNILSNMWPLLVVAIGQTFVLILAGIDLSQTSVMAMSSVIGAVVMTSSADPILFTKSPLWGVLLSEQGGLLGASAFAVPVGILVMLAVGLFIGFLNGFSVAYFKMPPFIVTLVSMMLFSAMAIYLTKSENIRHLPQAYLQISKTKGSFISGSLIIALFLAIIAHIVLTRTLFGKRLYAVGINTTASEISGVPAKTTIIAAYMLSGACAAIAGVLYSSRLEMGRPTLGSTLFIDIVGANIIGGISLAGGKGKVTWTIFGVFFFIILANSLNMLNLSFYIIDMVKGSVILVAALLDVARNSIRKSQM